Genomic DNA from Prunus persica cultivar Lovell chromosome G1, Prunus_persica_NCBIv2, whole genome shotgun sequence:
ACGAGACATGGGCCTAACTTTCAGAACATTTTAACTTTTTACAGAATTCTCTTCGATTAAATGTGGACGAAAGGGAGGAAAACTAGAAAAGTTTCACTTGTCGGCACATACCgacaatttaaaaacaaagagatcaAAAGCTACGACATTTTCGTATTCATGTCAAAGATATTTCCTTTTGGTTACTTACtttatatattgtattaagGCCACgatatctttcttttcaaaagcTAGATTTGGTGGAAACGTTCTTTTCATGATCTATGCATGTTCATCTAGATGTGCTGAGTTATCCATTGCTTGAAAATACTTAAATATagagtttattttcaatatatatatatatatatggataaaaCAGAAATTCTCTTATATAGACATTCAAACGTTATTACTGTGTGGAAATTGGAAACCATGTATTTTCTACTACTCTTCCATGTTTTCCTTCATATTTACAATGACATCCGCACAATATTCAGATGAGAAAATAACTTATATAGTAGTTAAACTTAAAACCTcatttaaaatctaaaatacACCAAATATGTTTGATTAATGCTGTCAATAATATAGGAGTGCTCTCCctccttatatttttttttgtaggacGAGTCCTTTCCAAGCTGTTTTCCAATATTTGAAACTAATTTTGTTCAATTAATCTTGTAAAGTTATCTTTTCATCATAAGCCCTGATTACTTTTATTATATACATAGGACATTAAAACCAAATCTAAAATAACAAGCTGTACAGcgataattaatttaaaaaaatttcttttaggCTTagcatatgcatatataaCTTATAAGCATATACTTGGGAAAAACAACGGTTTCAAAATCCAGAGGGAGGCAAGCTTACTGATATCCATGATGAGTAAaggtaaaagagaaaaataagacGTTTGACAGCTCAATGGAGCTTGGATTGTCGTCATATAATGTTGGCAGAAAGCACAGATCACGCAGTGACAAGTCACCGCTGCTGCACTAGTCCCAATAATGTATTATTATCGACACAGTCACAGAAATGTACGTGTGgctcctctttttcttctttctttctttttattaattactttttttttttcatttctcgaatcttcttctctatctatctatataaGGGCTTGCAAGCTTAGTAATCTTTTACATCGATATACAACCTAAGCTAGCTTTGCTACCTCATCAGATACATATACATTAGAAAGATATGGAGCGCTCCATGCGTTTATTTTCAACTGCCTTCGTCTTCTTTCTGCTTCTGGCAGCTGCTGGTAATATTTAGGCTTCTTCTCTTGTCTTTCCTCTGGTTAACTtgtaaactatatatatatatatatatatacatattcaaCTGTTGGGATTAATTAATGTATGTTTGGAATGATTTGCAGGGATGATGGGGCCAATGGTTGCTGAGGCTAGGACCTGTGAGTCTCAGAGTAATCGGTTCAAGGGAACTTGCGTGAGTACAAGCAACTGTGCATCTGTTTGCCAAACTGAGGGCTTCCCTGGTGGCCATTGTCGTGGCTTTCGCCGCAGATGCTTTTGCACTAAACATTGTTAATTAGCGATGATCGTGATACTCCTGCATGCACATTTCTATGTGGGCCTAGGAGGAGACGATTCTGAATGATCCCTTATATCAGTGGCCGTACTTGctactaaaataaattattatatgaTGAGCCAATTAACAGTtgggttattattattatatccTTGttattgttcttgttcttgtttgtTAATTAAGTACCACCCTCGTGAGTTGCCTTGCCTTGTTTTGTCAACGATGTCTTTGTAACACCCCTACGTTTTGTAATAATGCAATATTATTGATTTCCTCAACCATACATGTAGTCATTTTGCAAGGGTTATCATCTTTTCTAATTGATCAAACATGCAGCGGGGGAGCAATTTAAATTCCAATCTTTCAAATTTAAGGTGGCCAGAGCCAATCTCACCACAAATATACGGAATCAAAAGTTTGCTGGCCAAAATAGGAGCTGGAATTTTTCAACCCCTTAATTTGGTAAAGGAGCTAGCTTCCTTTACGGAGATGGATCTTCTCTACGACCCTGTATAAAAAGCCCTTCCATGGCTGTAGTTCTTTGCAATAAGATTTGATCTCTACTGCATACACAAGCACACACGTACACACAGATCAAGCGcgcgcacacacacatacacacagaTCAAGATGGATCGCTCCATCCGCCTTGTCTCAGCTGCCTTCGTTCTTGTCCTGCTTTTGGTGGCTGCCGGTATATCTTTTAATTCccttcttaattaatttgttcagTACATTAATTATGTATGtagattaattaatcaaattacggatgcatgcatgcatgcatggatGTTGATTTGACAGAGATGGGACCAATGGCTGTGGAGGGAAGGGACGCTAAGAAGGTTGagccaaagaagaagacatgtGATTCTCAGAGCCAAAAATTCAAGGGGATGTGCTTTTTGACAAGTAGCTGTGTGCAATCTTGCAAATCAGAGGGCTTCACCGGAGGCCAATGCCGCGGTTTCCGCCGCAGATGCTTTTGCTCCAAAAATTGTTGATGAATTAGTTAATCATAAAAGTGT
This window encodes:
- the LOC18789064 gene encoding defensin Ec-AMP-D2, whose translation is MERSMRLFSTAFVFFLLLAAAGMMGPMVAEARTCESQSNRFKGTCVSTSNCASVCQTEGFPGGHCRGFRRRCFCTKHC
- the LOC18790304 gene encoding defensin-like protein 1, which codes for MDRSIRLVSAAFVLVLLLVAAEMGPMAVEGRDAKKVEPKKKTCDSQSQKFKGMCFLTSSCVQSCKSEGFTGGQCRGFRRRCFCSKNC